The Sediminispirochaeta smaragdinae DSM 11293 genome has a segment encoding these proteins:
- a CDS encoding DeoR/GlpR family DNA-binding transcription regulator: MIREKRFELILSELGKREIVDGDELAVLLGVSRATIRRDLDVLEERGSLQRTHGGARLVDSDEELPFHSKLLAYAQEKRAIGIATAEAIPEGSVIGCTGGTTLMSVVKHLKGKEVTIITNAINIAMELAPSQKAQVIVTGGSLRSRSYELVGHVADRTLSELNLDIAIIGVDGIDINRGISTYTMQEAHTASLYVTQAKSVWVVTDHSKVGRVAPAVIAPISDVNKLFTDPGLAPEFRSQLASAGVEVTIADM, encoded by the coding sequence ATGATTCGGGAAAAACGATTCGAACTTATTCTAAGTGAATTAGGGAAACGGGAAATCGTCGATGGAGATGAATTAGCGGTACTGCTCGGGGTTTCGAGAGCAACGATACGACGCGACCTGGATGTGCTGGAGGAGAGAGGATCCTTACAGCGGACCCATGGAGGGGCACGTCTGGTGGATTCCGACGAAGAGCTCCCCTTTCATTCAAAACTATTAGCCTATGCCCAGGAAAAACGGGCCATTGGAATTGCCACAGCCGAAGCAATCCCGGAAGGAAGCGTCATCGGTTGTACCGGCGGGACCACCCTTATGTCCGTAGTGAAACACTTAAAAGGGAAAGAGGTCACCATTATAACGAACGCCATCAATATTGCCATGGAACTCGCCCCTTCCCAAAAGGCTCAGGTAATCGTGACGGGAGGATCCCTGCGATCAAGATCCTATGAATTAGTCGGACACGTGGCGGACCGGACGCTGTCGGAGCTGAATCTCGATATTGCGATCATCGGCGTAGACGGCATAGATATTAATCGAGGAATTTCGACGTATACTATGCAGGAAGCCCATACAGCATCTCTATATGTAACCCAGGCAAAAAGCGTTTGGGTCGTCACCGATCACAGCAAGGTAGGCAGGGTAGCCCCGGCCGTCATAGCGCCGATTTCCGATGTAAACAAACTTTTTACCGATCCGGGTTTAGCCCCGGAATTCCGTTCGCAGCTTGCATCGGCAGGCGTCGAAGTTACCATCGCCGACATGTAG
- a CDS encoding carbohydrate ABC transporter permease — translation MVGEYKKGGLVLLYAAVLFVCLSILIPYLWLVISSVSHRVELTSIPLKWIPDSLNLENYRQIVTGSSGINASLKYGLLNSLIIAGVATLFCLFAGSLAAYAFSRLRFRGKNVVFSFILVTQVMPMIVLIIPIYIIMSKIGLLNTIPALIIADCAFILPLVIWLMRSFFESIPRSLEEMACIDGCSRFGTIFRIVMPLSTPGLAASGIFAFIIAWNEFFSALILSSTIKSKTISVIISEYSSKVGVDYVAMAAAGVVASIPPVLLALLFQKYIVQGLTAGSVKG, via the coding sequence ATGGTTGGCGAATATAAAAAGGGCGGCCTTGTATTACTCTACGCTGCGGTGTTGTTTGTCTGTTTGAGCATATTGATTCCATATCTCTGGCTTGTCATCAGTAGTGTCTCCCATCGGGTGGAGTTAACCTCCATACCGCTAAAATGGATACCCGATTCGTTAAATCTGGAAAATTACCGCCAGATTGTGACCGGCAGCAGCGGTATCAATGCCTCGCTGAAATATGGATTACTCAACAGCCTGATCATCGCAGGGGTTGCTACCCTGTTTTGCCTTTTTGCGGGCTCCCTGGCAGCCTATGCCTTTTCACGGTTGCGGTTCCGGGGAAAAAATGTCGTCTTTTCATTTATTCTCGTGACGCAGGTCATGCCGATGATCGTGCTGATCATTCCAATTTACATCATCATGAGCAAGATCGGGTTGCTGAATACCATACCGGCCCTCATCATAGCGGACTGTGCATTTATTCTTCCCCTGGTGATTTGGCTGATGCGCAGTTTTTTTGAGTCTATTCCCAGAAGTCTGGAAGAGATGGCGTGTATCGATGGTTGTTCCCGCTTTGGAACTATTTTCAGAATTGTTATGCCCCTATCCACACCGGGGCTGGCGGCAAGCGGGATATTTGCCTTTATCATTGCCTGGAATGAGTTCTTTTCTGCCCTGATTCTTAGTTCCACAATCAAGTCGAAGACCATCAGTGTGATTATTTCCGAATATTCAAGCAAGGTAGGGGTGGATTATGTTGCGATGGCCGCGGCAGGTGTTGTTGCCAGTATTCCTCCCGTCCTTTTGGCCTTGTTGTTTCAAAAATATATTGTTCAAGGCTTAACCGCAGGATCTGTAAAGGGATAA
- a CDS encoding carbohydrate ABC transporter permease, with protein MPNKLVSSDFFERESVLAAILLTPALLIVLGVLIFPMVTSLGLSFTDLKLTKPGSGIFIGLKNYITALKAPLFWASMLRTTIFGVSTVLTETCLGVAIAMLLNQKFVGRGFVRGLVILPWALPYVVNGIMWKWIFDANYGAFNAALTQLGLIDTYKIWLGNPKAAMVIVICANIWKETPVAVILILAALQSIPAELYEAAAIDGARGMKRFSRITLPLLKPIIVTLIIIKTVWALKEFDLIYIITKGGPANGTNMFSYYIYQNTFQFLNFGYGSALAYLLTILTIGLSMLYMKSLKGGLDVEG; from the coding sequence ATGCCGAATAAGCTCGTTTCTTCCGACTTTTTCGAAAGGGAATCAGTCCTTGCCGCCATCCTTTTAACTCCCGCTTTGCTGATTGTTTTGGGGGTACTTATATTTCCAATGGTTACTTCCCTGGGACTAAGCTTTACCGATTTGAAGCTTACGAAACCGGGAAGCGGGATTTTTATCGGCTTAAAAAATTATATAACGGCCCTCAAAGCCCCTCTGTTTTGGGCTTCGATGTTGCGTACGACTATTTTTGGTGTTTCAACTGTTCTGACGGAGACCTGTCTGGGGGTGGCAATCGCCATGTTGCTTAATCAGAAATTTGTGGGGAGGGGATTCGTACGGGGGCTTGTCATCCTTCCCTGGGCGCTGCCCTATGTGGTAAACGGCATCATGTGGAAGTGGATTTTTGATGCGAATTACGGGGCTTTCAATGCAGCATTGACCCAGCTCGGTCTTATCGATACATACAAAATCTGGCTGGGAAACCCAAAGGCCGCAATGGTCATCGTCATTTGCGCAAATATATGGAAGGAGACCCCTGTTGCCGTTATTCTCATACTTGCCGCTTTGCAGTCTATACCGGCAGAACTCTATGAAGCCGCAGCCATTGACGGTGCAAGAGGCATGAAGCGTTTTTCTCGAATAACACTTCCCTTGCTCAAACCGATCATTGTTACCTTGATTATCATCAAGACGGTATGGGCACTCAAGGAATTTGATCTTATCTATATCATCACAAAGGGCGGGCCTGCAAACGGTACCAATATGTTTTCGTACTACATATATCAGAATACCTTTCAATTCCTTAATTTCGGTTATGGCTCTGCCCTTGCGTATCTACTGACAATCCTGACGATAGGACTCTCTATGCTTTATATGAAAAGTTTGAAAGGAGGCTTGGATGTCGAAGGGTAA
- a CDS encoding sodium-translocating pyrophosphatase yields MIGLVAVAVIAALSFALVNFYAVKKKDPGTEAMREIAGAIQEGADAFLKHEYKVIFLIVLLIAATLLLVVSWQSGVAFLLGATMSGTAGWVGMRIATIANVRVSNKARESRNLGATLKVAFQGGSVMGLCVGGFALLGLLIVYVVFGKVMGQAHADSLVIHKNWLGISDIPFTMTVSCYALGCSIIAMFNRVGGGIYTKAADMGADLVGKTEAGIPEDDPRNPATIADNVGDNVGDVAGLGSDLLESFVGAIISSIVLAAYMYYTGLKTGAAIDFHLVSRMMEYPILVAAVGLLSCVIGILILVVKKPSDNPHRELNATTWTSAVLTILSSGFVTWLLFRGEDVAQVGFHAGFLSPWIAAIFGIVSGIIIGQMAEYYTSYDYKPTQGIAAASREGTALTITEGMAVGMGSVFFPVLVLAVAIIAANTVAGLYGVAMAAIGMLSFVAATVSVDTYGPIADNAGGISEMAKLDPEVREITDKLDSVGNTTAAIGKGFAIGSAAFAALSLFASFLYAQGGENITKDFSLVLNMINTLTLAGAVVGAALPWLFSGILIEAVAKAASAMVTEVRRQFHEIPGILSGEAKPDYRQCISISSVGALREMKKPALIAVTMPLICGFIFGPEFVGGLLIGTTLSSIMLALYTANAGGAWDNGKKYIENGHHGGKGSEAHKAAVVGDTVGDPLKDTVGPSLDILIKIMSVVSLIFVSIFGKYNLFGLF; encoded by the coding sequence ATGATTGGATTAGTTGCTGTCGCGGTTATTGCCGCGCTTTCTTTTGCCCTGGTGAATTTCTATGCAGTAAAGAAAAAGGATCCGGGTACCGAAGCAATGAGAGAAATTGCCGGTGCCATCCAGGAGGGGGCCGATGCCTTCTTGAAGCATGAATATAAAGTGATTTTTCTAATTGTCTTATTAATTGCCGCCACGCTCCTTTTGGTGGTTTCCTGGCAGTCTGGGGTTGCCTTTTTGTTGGGAGCAACTATGAGCGGTACCGCCGGTTGGGTCGGTATGCGTATCGCCACGATCGCCAATGTCAGGGTTTCCAACAAGGCACGGGAGTCCCGGAATCTTGGTGCTACCCTGAAGGTCGCCTTTCAGGGCGGAAGTGTCATGGGCCTCTGCGTCGGCGGTTTTGCTCTTCTAGGCCTTTTAATCGTCTATGTCGTTTTCGGAAAGGTGATGGGCCAGGCACATGCCGACTCTCTGGTGATTCACAAAAACTGGCTTGGAATCAGCGACATTCCCTTTACCATGACCGTTTCCTGTTATGCCCTCGGCTGTTCGATTATTGCGATGTTCAACAGGGTTGGGGGAGGAATCTATACCAAGGCGGCCGATATGGGGGCCGATCTGGTCGGAAAGACAGAAGCCGGTATTCCCGAGGACGACCCTCGTAACCCGGCGACCATTGCCGATAATGTTGGAGACAATGTCGGAGATGTTGCCGGGTTGGGATCGGATCTGTTGGAGAGTTTTGTTGGAGCTATTATTTCCAGCATCGTACTGGCCGCATACATGTATTACACGGGCTTAAAGACCGGCGCCGCCATCGATTTCCACCTGGTTTCCAGAATGATGGAGTATCCGATTCTCGTCGCTGCGGTGGGACTGCTTTCCTGTGTTATCGGGATTCTGATCCTTGTGGTGAAAAAACCTTCCGATAATCCACACCGGGAATTGAATGCCACCACCTGGACCTCTGCCGTTCTTACCATCCTTTCCAGCGGATTCGTGACCTGGTTGCTGTTCCGGGGGGAAGATGTTGCTCAGGTCGGTTTTCATGCCGGGTTCCTGTCTCCTTGGATTGCCGCGATTTTTGGAATCGTCAGCGGTATCATCATCGGTCAGATGGCCGAGTACTATACCAGTTACGATTATAAGCCCACCCAGGGCATCGCTGCGGCCTCCCGTGAGGGAACGGCTCTGACCATCACCGAGGGGATGGCCGTGGGAATGGGCTCTGTTTTCTTTCCCGTGCTGGTCCTTGCCGTTGCGATAATTGCCGCAAATACCGTGGCAGGCCTCTACGGAGTGGCCATGGCCGCCATCGGTATGCTCTCCTTTGTGGCCGCTACGGTATCGGTGGATACCTACGGTCCCATTGCGGACAACGCCGGAGGGATCAGTGAGATGGCGAAGCTTGATCCTGAAGTTCGTGAGATCACCGACAAGCTTGACTCGGTAGGCAATACCACCGCAGCCATAGGCAAGGGCTTTGCCATCGGCAGCGCCGCCTTTGCCGCCTTGAGCCTTTTTGCCTCTTTTCTCTACGCGCAAGGGGGAGAAAATATCACGAAAGACTTTTCCCTTGTCCTTAATATGATCAATACCCTGACCCTTGCAGGGGCCGTCGTCGGCGCAGCCTTGCCCTGGCTTTTTTCCGGTATCCTCATCGAGGCTGTTGCAAAGGCCGCAAGTGCCATGGTTACGGAGGTCCGCAGACAGTTCCACGAGATCCCCGGTATTCTCAGCGGTGAGGCAAAACCCGATTATCGTCAGTGTATTTCGATCTCTTCCGTCGGAGCTCTTCGGGAAATGAAAAAACCGGCTTTGATCGCCGTAACCATGCCCTTGATCTGCGGCTTTATCTTCGGCCCTGAGTTCGTCGGCGGACTGCTTATCGGCACGACCCTTTCGTCGATCATGTTGGCTCTCTACACCGCTAATGCCGGCGGTGCCTGGGACAATGGAAAAAAGTACATTGAGAACGGACATCACGGTGGAAAGGGTTCGGAGGCACACAAGGCCGCGGTTGTCGGCGATACCGTGGGAGACCCTTTGAAGGATACCGTCGGCCCCTCTCTTGATATCCTCATTAAGATCATGTCGGTTGTTTCCTTGATTTTTGTATCGATCTTCGGAAAATATAATCTTTTTGGTCTTTTTTAA
- a CDS encoding SIS domain-containing protein, which produces MAIPINTLTKHLDEYHREIHGCIHTATEIMAQPALWRQTGALIEKLLPKLVSFWGPSSNLLFSGAGSSHYVGMSITPALKRVFSTVEAISSTEMVMDPESSFPREEFVLISFARSGESPETNAVISLAEKLRPGSVKHVAITCNPDGSLAHIVDGLGKRGFVIVLPEGTNDRGLAMTSSFTSMAVAGFMLRAVVHGDVGRYREKVDALANIGERFLNDFPEMASRMVREGFQRIFFVASRPCFGGALEAHLKVQELSGGEVMAKAEDTLGFRHGFMAAVNSESLLVILFSSDPYRRLYEIDLAKELRKKKMGKKIVAICNKREDIEGLADYIFQTDSAIDSDDDNRAMMVTLAGQIIGFFVALSLGLNPDAPSPEGVIHRVVSGVTIYPYSTSENKA; this is translated from the coding sequence ATGGCAATTCCTATTAATACGCTGACAAAGCATCTCGATGAGTATCATCGAGAAATACACGGGTGTATTCATACCGCAACAGAAATTATGGCTCAGCCTGCGCTATGGCGGCAGACCGGGGCTTTAATAGAGAAGCTCCTTCCCAAGCTCGTTTCTTTTTGGGGCCCGAGCTCGAACCTCCTTTTTTCCGGGGCCGGAAGTTCTCACTATGTCGGAATGTCGATCACCCCGGCATTGAAAAGAGTTTTTTCGACGGTAGAAGCTATTTCATCGACCGAGATGGTGATGGATCCCGAATCCTCCTTTCCCCGCGAAGAATTTGTCCTTATCTCTTTTGCACGTTCGGGAGAAAGCCCTGAAACCAATGCCGTTATATCGTTGGCCGAGAAACTGCGTCCCGGCTCTGTTAAGCATGTGGCTATCACCTGTAACCCCGATGGCTCATTGGCACACATTGTCGACGGCTTGGGGAAAAGGGGATTTGTCATAGTCCTTCCTGAAGGAACAAATGATAGGGGTCTGGCGATGACCTCTTCCTTTACCTCAATGGCCGTGGCTGGTTTCATGCTGCGTGCCGTGGTGCATGGTGATGTCGGCAGGTACCGGGAAAAGGTCGATGCTTTGGCGAACATAGGGGAACGGTTTCTGAATGATTTTCCTGAGATGGCATCGCGTATGGTTCGGGAAGGTTTCCAGAGAATCTTTTTTGTGGCATCCAGGCCTTGTTTCGGGGGAGCCTTGGAGGCCCATCTAAAAGTTCAGGAGCTCTCCGGGGGGGAAGTTATGGCAAAGGCCGAGGATACGTTAGGATTTCGTCACGGCTTTATGGCAGCCGTCAATTCGGAGAGCTTACTTGTTATTCTCTTTTCATCCGACCCCTATCGGCGATTGTATGAGATCGATTTGGCAAAAGAACTTCGCAAAAAAAAGATGGGAAAGAAGATAGTGGCAATCTGCAATAAGAGGGAGGATATAGAGGGCCTTGCCGATTATATCTTCCAGACCGATTCAGCCATCGATTCCGATGATGATAACCGTGCCATGATGGTAACCCTGGCAGGCCAGATCATCGGATTTTTTGTTGCATTATCATTGGGCCTCAACCCCGATGCCCCTTCGCCGGAAGGGGTGATACATCGTGTGGTGAGCGGCGTTACGATCTATCCCTATTCAACTAGTGAGAATAAAGCGTAA
- a CDS encoding histidine phosphatase family protein, translating into MVLYLIRHAESVANKERILASRLPYHLTAEGKHDADLIASELKRETSLDRIISSPLVRAVETAESFGKAFSLPIETDDRLSEHDLGIFSGKGYDEVKTIESYESDPLKRWDWCPEGGESYAMIAARVKDFLHSLEELPANQKVLIVTHAIALRLIHAVLKHTLPHYPTTFPNNGEIWKVDFTKTGAVHEIKSLLLGNSRDFMHRP; encoded by the coding sequence ATGGTACTCTATCTTATCCGTCATGCGGAGAGTGTTGCAAATAAGGAACGCATTTTGGCAAGCAGGCTTCCGTATCACCTCACCGCCGAAGGAAAACACGATGCAGATTTAATAGCATCGGAATTGAAACGGGAGACCTCTCTGGACAGGATCATCTCATCGCCGCTTGTACGGGCGGTTGAAACGGCAGAGTCCTTCGGCAAGGCCTTCTCACTCCCTATCGAGACCGATGATCGATTATCGGAACACGACCTTGGAATTTTTTCGGGAAAAGGGTACGACGAGGTAAAAACCATTGAATCATACGAAAGCGATCCTCTTAAGCGATGGGATTGGTGTCCCGAAGGGGGAGAATCCTACGCCATGATAGCCGCCAGGGTAAAAGATTTTCTCCACTCCTTGGAAGAGCTCCCGGCGAATCAGAAGGTCCTCATTGTGACTCACGCCATTGCCCTCAGGCTTATTCATGCCGTCTTGAAACATACCCTCCCCCACTATCCGACCACGTTTCCGAACAATGGCGAGATATGGAAAGTCGATTTCACCAAGACAGGAGCGGTACATGAAATAAAATCCCTGCTGTTGGGCAACAGCAGGGATTTTATGCACCGGCCTTAG
- a CDS encoding ABC transporter substrate-binding protein, whose protein sequence is MKRKVIALLLALMLVGGTLFASGDAESAERITVIMPRHEMDLVGIWERQTREFEESTGIQVEFIQMSWDEVQTKVMTDLAAGGNSYDVIEFDNGWVEKFAAAGWVEPLNDYGDSDYFNTLLPGLLNTFTVDGKILGVSWNNDTRFFFYNKAMLEKAGITAPPRTWADVVAQSEKLKRAGLTDYPIAEYWNQEWALANSLAFYLYSFGANYFDKDGNITINKPEAVEALQFMYDMLYKQKIVNPSSITLSQEAAADLFYRGSSAFFFQGPPSTFSYANDPTKSQVVGDVEVSEWLPAKAVGLQATLTLPEAFAIPKASDNKEAAWKYIRYMISHDRDKERAMEIGSLPLFKRSYNDPDLLEKYPYWVQFGKQSAVAQALPLVDWYDELVQKTIVAVQQMFQGTKSAQDVGDEIAEFLKGREYNGMILHE, encoded by the coding sequence ATGAAAAGGAAGGTAATTGCTCTTCTTCTGGCGCTTATGCTGGTGGGAGGAACGCTTTTCGCATCGGGGGATGCCGAGAGTGCGGAAAGAATCACGGTGATCATGCCTCGCCATGAGATGGACTTGGTGGGCATTTGGGAGCGGCAAACAAGAGAGTTCGAAGAGTCCACGGGAATCCAGGTGGAGTTCATTCAGATGTCATGGGATGAGGTCCAGACCAAGGTCATGACCGACCTTGCAGCGGGCGGCAATTCCTATGACGTGATTGAATTCGACAATGGCTGGGTTGAAAAATTCGCTGCTGCCGGTTGGGTGGAACCCTTAAATGATTACGGTGATAGCGACTATTTTAACACCCTTTTGCCCGGCTTGTTGAATACCTTTACGGTAGACGGAAAAATTCTTGGAGTCAGTTGGAATAATGATACCCGTTTTTTCTTCTACAACAAAGCAATGTTGGAAAAAGCGGGAATTACTGCTCCTCCCAGAACATGGGCGGATGTTGTGGCACAGTCCGAGAAGCTGAAACGTGCAGGGCTTACCGATTACCCGATAGCCGAATACTGGAACCAGGAATGGGCCCTTGCAAACTCTTTGGCTTTTTATCTTTACAGCTTTGGGGCGAACTACTTTGATAAGGATGGAAACATCACGATTAATAAGCCGGAAGCTGTGGAAGCCCTGCAGTTTATGTACGATATGCTGTATAAACAGAAGATTGTCAATCCTTCCAGCATTACCCTTTCACAGGAGGCCGCAGCCGACCTCTTCTACCGCGGTTCGTCCGCATTTTTCTTTCAGGGACCTCCCAGTACATTCAGCTATGCCAATGACCCCACGAAGTCACAAGTCGTCGGAGATGTAGAGGTTTCCGAATGGCTTCCCGCAAAGGCAGTTGGTCTGCAGGCGACCCTGACCCTTCCCGAGGCCTTTGCCATTCCAAAGGCAAGCGATAATAAAGAGGCTGCATGGAAGTATATTCGCTATATGATCTCTCATGATCGCGATAAAGAGCGGGCCATGGAGATCGGAAGTTTGCCGCTGTTTAAGCGTTCCTACAATGATCCCGATTTACTCGAAAAGTACCCCTACTGGGTTCAGTTTGGAAAGCAGTCCGCCGTTGCTCAGGCTCTTCCCCTCGTGGACTGGTATGATGAGCTTGTACAAAAAACAATTGTTGCGGTGCAGCAGATGTTCCAGGGAACAAAGAGCGCTCAGGATGTTGGGGACGAAATCGCCGAATTTCTAAAAGGCAGAGAATACAACGGCATGATCCTGCATGAGTAG
- a CDS encoding class II D-tagatose-bisphosphate aldolase, non-catalytic subunit, whose amino-acid sequence MRDIFEELITARENDDPFSLYSVCSANQLVLETAVRRSVRSGLPLLIEATANQVNQEGGYTGMRPSDFAARLQGLCDRYGADRESIVFGGDHLGPYPWRKLAAEKAMQSAETLVRAFVAAGARKIHLDASMHLGGDTTAVPDPRIAASRAAQLCRAAEDEYEKAATKGKPFLPPVYVIGTEVPVPGGTLDDDAEPETGPAPTSYASLLSTLELHEEAFYSFGLHDAWRRVIGVVVQPGLEFGSEIVHPYKRRHAEELKQIFSVKANLFFEAHSTDYQSSEALGALARDGFAFLKVGPALTFAYREALVGLAYIEQRLHGRSKNRILESLSLIMRRNDKYWRDYYAKGDDTELIFSLSDRVRYYWDDPVLVQEVEQLFQSIDIHERVTPGLVSQYLPRFSGPHTTSMFLSGLHDPREFVMYAIDAELSRYEQACFSNRGCVHAE is encoded by the coding sequence ATGCGTGACATTTTTGAAGAACTCATAACGGCCCGAGAAAACGATGATCCCTTTAGCCTCTATTCGGTATGCTCGGCAAATCAATTGGTTCTTGAAACTGCGGTGCGTCGTTCCGTACGTAGTGGACTGCCGCTCCTTATCGAGGCTACGGCCAATCAGGTGAACCAGGAAGGCGGTTACACGGGTATGCGCCCTTCCGATTTTGCCGCAAGGCTCCAGGGGCTATGCGACCGTTACGGAGCAGATCGAGAAAGCATTGTTTTCGGCGGCGACCACCTGGGTCCCTATCCCTGGAGGAAACTGGCGGCGGAAAAAGCCATGCAATCGGCTGAGACACTTGTACGGGCCTTTGTTGCTGCGGGGGCCCGTAAAATACACCTCGATGCAAGTATGCATTTGGGAGGGGATACCACCGCCGTTCCTGATCCGAGGATCGCTGCATCGCGGGCGGCACAGCTTTGCAGGGCCGCGGAAGATGAATATGAAAAGGCGGCCACAAAGGGCAAGCCTTTTCTTCCTCCCGTCTATGTTATAGGAACGGAGGTTCCTGTTCCCGGGGGGACCCTGGATGACGACGCTGAACCCGAGACTGGGCCAGCTCCTACAAGCTATGCATCGCTGCTTTCCACCCTTGAGCTTCATGAAGAGGCCTTTTACTCGTTTGGGCTTCATGATGCCTGGAGGCGGGTCATCGGGGTTGTTGTGCAGCCCGGATTGGAGTTCGGTTCGGAGATCGTCCATCCGTACAAAAGAAGGCATGCCGAAGAGCTCAAGCAGATCTTTTCGGTGAAAGCAAATCTCTTTTTCGAGGCACACTCTACCGATTACCAGAGCAGTGAGGCGTTAGGCGCTCTGGCCCGTGATGGGTTTGCTTTCTTAAAGGTCGGTCCGGCCCTGACCTTTGCATATCGTGAAGCTCTTGTCGGTCTTGCCTATATCGAACAACGACTTCATGGAAGAAGCAAAAATCGAATTCTTGAATCCTTGTCCCTTATCATGCGCCGCAACGACAAGTACTGGCGTGACTACTACGCCAAAGGGGATGATACAGAGCTCATCTTTTCCTTATCGGATCGGGTCCGATACTACTGGGACGATCCCGTGTTAGTGCAGGAGGTCGAACAGCTCTTTCAGTCCATTGATATTCACGAAAGAGTTACACCGGGGCTCGTTTCTCAATACTTACCCCGTTTTTCCGGTCCTCACACTACATCCATGTTTCTTTCAGGCCTTCATGATCCCCGCGAATTCGTTATGTACGCTATTGATGCCGAATTATCACGCTATGAACAAGCGTGCTTTTCGAACAGAGGATGTGTTCATGCCGAATAA
- a CDS encoding ABC transporter permease subunit yields MKNNSAGQVLVKLDAATPKGFQVVFAENYGDKELSTIPIEGSYEISVVAKSQSAEAETKLSMEIKGQPELNIAGPDGRLSGAAVAGRDTVFDLTLKNSGSAAAMTTTILMLLGLTEPTSGSVDIWGFDPLCSPLAIKRRVAYMPDTIGFYDELSAFENLDGRLLACGAVNSEFQKKTPGRILSQPIYRDALLFGKALGALTALAIVLLALWLLVIGSTMLFLGIPPSAEQVDRALSFYVLTLLYAAVWFVLAMLFSVLFRQPATSALVSIALWLLFTVFWPLITSIVTQALPCSIRRRGPWGR; encoded by the coding sequence GGGCCAGGTCCTGGTGAAGCTTGATGCTGCTACTCCAAAGGGCTTTCAGGTTGTATTTGCCGAAAACTACGGCGACAAGGAACTTTCAACGATTCCAATAGAGGGGAGCTATGAGATTAGCGTGGTTGCCAAGTCCCAGAGTGCCGAGGCTGAGACAAAGCTTTCGATGGAGATCAAGGGGCAGCCCGAACTGAATATTGCTGGTCCGGACGGGAGGCTTTCGGGGGCGGCGGTTGCTGGCCGGGATACGGTCTTTGATCTGACATTGAAAAATAGCGGAAGTGCTGCGGCAATGACGACCACGATTTTGATGCTCCTCGGCCTGACCGAACCGACGAGCGGCAGTGTCGATATTTGGGGGTTCGATCCCCTGTGCTCTCCCCTGGCCATTAAGCGGCGGGTGGCCTATATGCCCGACACCATCGGATTCTACGATGAGCTTAGCGCTTTTGAGAACCTCGATGGGAGGCTCTTGGCCTGTGGTGCTGTCAACAGCGAATTCCAGAAGAAGACACCGGGACGGATCTTGTCCCAGCCGATATATCGGGATGCTTTGCTTTTCGGAAAGGCTTTGGGGGCTTTGACTGCCTTGGCTATTGTGCTGCTTGCATTGTGGCTTTTGGTAATCGGCAGTACGATGCTCTTTCTTGGAATTCCTCCCTCTGCCGAGCAGGTGGATCGGGCGTTATCGTTTTATGTGCTGACGCTGTTGTATGCGGCGGTGTGGTTTGTTCTGGCTATGCTCTTTTCCGTTCTCTTTCGTCAACCTGCGACATCGGCACTGGTTTCCATCGCCCTCTGGCTACTTTTTACTGTTTTCTGGCCGCTGATTACGAGTATCGTTACTCAAGCCTTGCCTTGCTCAATCCGTCGACGCGGGCCTTGGGGCCGGTGA